The following DNA comes from Moritella sp. 24.
GCATCTAGCAAACCTTGGCGTAAACCATTCACATGGGTACCGCCAAGTGCAGTTGGGATCAAGTTAACATAGCTTTCAGTAACCGACTCTCCACCTTCTGGCAACCAGATAACCGCCCAATCAGCCGCTTCGTTGTTTGCAGAAAAACTACCAACAAAAGGTGTTTCAGGTAATGTAGTCCACCCCTGCAATGACTCCATTAAGTAATCTTGTAGGCCTTTTTCGAAGCACCAAACATGTTTTTCTTTATTCACTTTATCGTCAAACTTGATGCTTAAACCTGGGCAAAGTACCGCTTTCGCGCGTAAATTGTGCATCAAACGTTTAGACGAGAAATTACCCGAATCAAAATAGCTCGCATCAGGCCAGAAATGTACTTTAGTACCGGTATTACGGATACCGATCGTACCAATGACTTCTAACTCAGACACCTTCTCGCCATTTTCAAACGCGATTTGATAAATTTGACCACCACGTCGAATCGTAATTTCAACGCGTTTAGATAATGCATTTACAACTGAAATACCTACACCGTGTAAACCACCCGAGAACTGATAGTTATCGTTCGAGAATTTACCACCCGCATGTAACTTACATAAAATAAGCTCAACACCACTCACACCTTCAACAGGGTGAATATCTACCGGCATACCACGACCATCATCCGTCACTTCTAGCGACTGGTCGGCATGTAAGGTAACCGTGATATTTTGTGCATGACCAGCTAGCGCTTCATCGACACTGTTATCGATAACTTCTTGGCCAAGGTGATTAGGGCGTACTGTGTCGGTATACATACCGGGTCTGCGGCGTACTGGTTCGAGACCATTTAGGACTTCAATCGAGCCCGCATTATATTCTTGAGTCATGAGTTTCTTTATGCTGTTCGTTACATCTATTTGAATGCAAGAAAGGTTAAAATATCGCTAAGATAACGTTCAAATTCGATAAAGGCATGATTACCGCCCTGCTCTACCGTCAATCTCGCCATTTCATATTTGGTTGTTGCTTGTCTATAGTCTAACACTTCATCGGCTGTCTGTAACAGCGCCCAGATTTTTTCTGGATGCACAAGAGACAAACAGTCCAAAGCGCGTAGCTCATCAATATGCTGTTCTGCAAGATTAAACTTAACCTGCGTATAAGGATTCGTATTCTCACCTAAGTAATCAACTAATAACTCATAAGGTTTTACAGCAGGATTAATGATCACAGCAGGACAGTTAAACTGTTGGTTTACCTTCGTTGCATAATAGCCACCAAGCGAACTGCCTACTACGCCTAACTGATGCTCTGGATAACATGCGATAAGCTGTTCTATCTGTAGCCACGCCTGATGAGGATAAGGAGATAAATTAGGGATTTCGATAGTAATATCAGGATGGTGTAAGGCAATATAATCTGCCATTTGTTGTGCTTTAATCGATTTTGGTGAGCTATTAAAACCGTGTAAATAGAGCAGTAGCATAGGAGCCATTTATTCATTTACCT
Coding sequences within:
- the yqiA gene encoding esterase YqiA, giving the protein MAPMLLLYLHGFNSSPKSIKAQQMADYIALHHPDITIEIPNLSPYPHQAWLQIEQLIACYPEHQLGVVGSSLGGYYATKVNQQFNCPAVIINPAVKPYELLVDYLGENTNPYTQVKFNLAEQHIDELRALDCLSLVHPEKIWALLQTADEVLDYRQATTKYEMARLTVEQGGNHAFIEFERYLSDILTFLAFK